A stretch of Geomonas oryzisoli DNA encodes these proteins:
- a CDS encoding methyl-accepting chemotaxis protein, which produces MDFFRDLKIGKKLYSVFAVIIVLVTALVAVAYINLSSLSAANRMNVHTYQVTGEVGNILAALVNIETGERGFALTGEDRFLEPLNTGKADFTKAWEEAKRLTSDNPKQQERLNKLLQSKEDWLKVDVDPLIAQRRQASGSAAAMEGVVRTVQQAKGKQFMDAMRVVLADMQKEELSLLAERMKTADTLESRTKLILVAGGIACAFLAFLFAKLLANAITKPLGKAVEAANKIAAGDLTANLETESADESGQLLTALKGMTERIRALVEDANALSQAAVEGRLDTRAAADKHQGDFRRIVVGVNQTLDAVIGPLKVAAEYVERIAKGDMPAPIREEYRGDFNQIKNNLNQLIEAIANITAAAKEVAGGNLTVQLTERSGNDELMRSLSSMVAKLSAVVTDVKEAANNVAGGSQQMSSGSQQLSQGASEQAAAAEQASSSMEEMSSNIRQNADNALQTEKIAVKSAQDAQEGGKAVAQTVQAMKDIAGKISIIEEIARQTNLLALNAAIEAARAGEHGKGFAVVASEVRKLAERSQRAAAEISELSSTSVEVAETAGQMLDRMLPDIQRTAELVQEISAACKEQDSGAAQINKAIQQLDQVIQQNASASEQMSATAEELSSQSEQLQVTIGYFNIGQDRSVQKPRWQEPVHEVKAARKETPVKTKGGKGNKLTHAGQPGGVDISLSDLDQQFEAF; this is translated from the coding sequence ATGGATTTTTTCAGGGACTTGAAGATCGGAAAGAAGCTGTACTCGGTGTTTGCCGTCATCATCGTTCTGGTTACGGCGTTGGTTGCCGTGGCCTACATCAATCTCAGCTCACTCAGTGCGGCCAACAGGATGAACGTGCACACCTACCAGGTGACGGGTGAGGTGGGCAATATACTGGCCGCCCTGGTCAACATCGAGACGGGGGAGCGCGGCTTCGCCCTTACCGGCGAGGACAGGTTCCTCGAACCGCTCAACACCGGGAAGGCGGACTTCACCAAGGCATGGGAGGAGGCGAAGCGGCTGACCTCCGACAACCCCAAGCAGCAGGAGCGTCTGAACAAGCTGCTCCAGTCCAAGGAAGACTGGTTGAAGGTGGACGTGGACCCGCTGATCGCCCAGAGACGGCAGGCCTCAGGGAGTGCCGCGGCCATGGAAGGGGTGGTGAGAACGGTGCAGCAGGCGAAGGGAAAGCAGTTCATGGACGCCATGCGCGTGGTGCTTGCCGACATGCAGAAGGAGGAACTGTCGCTGCTTGCGGAGCGGATGAAGACTGCAGACACCCTGGAGTCGCGGACCAAGCTGATCCTGGTAGCCGGCGGCATCGCCTGTGCCTTCCTCGCCTTCCTGTTCGCCAAGCTGCTCGCCAACGCCATCACCAAGCCTTTGGGCAAGGCGGTCGAGGCGGCCAACAAGATCGCGGCGGGTGACCTGACCGCAAACCTGGAAACGGAGTCGGCGGACGAGTCGGGGCAGCTCCTGACCGCGCTCAAGGGGATGACCGAGCGGATCAGGGCACTGGTCGAGGACGCCAACGCACTGTCGCAGGCGGCGGTGGAAGGACGACTGGACACCCGCGCCGCTGCGGACAAGCACCAGGGGGACTTCCGGCGCATCGTGGTTGGGGTCAACCAGACCCTCGACGCGGTCATCGGTCCCCTCAAGGTCGCGGCCGAGTACGTCGAGCGGATCGCCAAGGGAGACATGCCCGCTCCCATCAGGGAGGAGTACCGCGGTGACTTCAACCAGATCAAGAACAACCTGAACCAGCTGATCGAAGCGATCGCCAACATCACCGCTGCCGCCAAGGAGGTCGCCGGCGGCAACCTGACCGTCCAGCTCACCGAACGTTCCGGCAACGACGAGCTGATGCGTTCCCTCTCCAGCATGGTGGCCAAGCTCTCCGCCGTGGTGACCGACGTCAAGGAGGCAGCGAACAACGTGGCGGGCGGCAGCCAGCAGATGTCGTCGGGCTCGCAGCAGCTCTCGCAGGGGGCGAGCGAACAGGCCGCCGCAGCCGAGCAGGCTTCCAGCTCCATGGAGGAGATGTCGTCCAACATCAGGCAGAACGCGGACAACGCGCTGCAGACCGAGAAGATCGCAGTCAAGTCGGCGCAGGACGCCCAGGAAGGCGGCAAGGCGGTGGCGCAGACGGTGCAGGCGATGAAGGATATCGCCGGTAAGATCTCCATCATCGAGGAGATCGCCCGCCAGACGAACCTCCTCGCGCTCAATGCGGCCATCGAGGCTGCCCGCGCCGGGGAGCACGGCAAAGGCTTCGCGGTGGTAGCGAGCGAGGTGAGGAAGCTGGCCGAGCGCTCACAGCGCGCAGCTGCCGAGATATCGGAACTCTCTTCCACCAGCGTGGAGGTGGCGGAGACCGCCGGGCAGATGCTGGACCGGATGCTACCGGACATCCAGCGCACGGCGGAACTGGTGCAGGAGATCTCCGCCGCCTGTAAGGAGCAGGACAGCGGTGCCGCACAGATCAACAAGGCGATCCAGCAGCTGGACCAGGTGATCCAGCAAAACGCCTCGGCCAGCGAGCAGATGTCCGCCACAGCCGAAGAGCTTTCCTCGCAGTCCGAACAGCTCCAGGTCACCATCGGCTACTTCAACATCGGCCAGGACCGGAGCGTGCAGAAACCGCGCTGGCAGGAGCCGGTGCATGAGGTGAAGGCCGCCAGGAAGGAAACCCCGGTGAAAACCAAGGGGGGCAAGGGGAACAAGTTGACCCACGCCGGCCAGCCCGGCGGTGTCGACATCAGTCTCAGCGATCTCGACCAGCAGTTCGAGGCATTCTAA